A single region of the Corallococcus caeni genome encodes:
- a CDS encoding cobalamin B12-binding domain-containing protein: MIQSTPAIDTLRARYLAAQLSGNRQEALRLLVDEGLLCGVPIQDLHLEVIQASQYEIGRLWQENAISVAQEHLATAISQYALAHLYRHLPRDPANGKVVMMACVEGELHEVGARMASDFLEMAGFDVRFLGANVPADHLARMVRETPPNLLALSVTMPFHMPQVREAVRKVREVSPSLPIAVGGLAFDWGPVLEEELAVTFFGKSVRELVSSACRTLGV; encoded by the coding sequence GTGATCCAATCGACCCCTGCCATCGACACGCTGCGGGCGCGGTATCTGGCCGCGCAGCTCTCCGGAAACCGCCAGGAGGCCCTGCGCCTGCTCGTGGATGAGGGCCTGCTGTGCGGCGTGCCCATCCAGGACCTGCACCTGGAGGTCATCCAGGCGTCCCAGTACGAAATCGGCCGGCTCTGGCAGGAGAACGCCATCTCCGTGGCCCAGGAACACCTGGCCACCGCCATCTCCCAGTACGCCCTGGCGCACCTGTACCGCCACCTGCCCCGCGACCCGGCCAACGGCAAGGTCGTGATGATGGCGTGCGTGGAGGGCGAACTGCACGAGGTGGGCGCGCGCATGGCCAGCGACTTCCTGGAGATGGCCGGCTTCGACGTGCGCTTCCTCGGCGCCAACGTGCCCGCGGACCACCTGGCCCGCATGGTGCGCGAAACCCCGCCCAACCTCCTGGCCCTCTCCGTGACCATGCCCTTCCACATGCCCCAGGTCCGCGAGGCCGTGCGCAAGGTGCGTGAGGTCTCCCCGTCCCTGCCCATCGCCGTGGGCGGGCTCGCCTTCGACTGGGGTCCCGTGCTCGAGGAGGAGCTGGCCGTGACCTTCTTCGGCAAGAGCGTCCGCGAGCTGGTCTCCTCCGCCTGCCGCACCCTGGGGGTCTGA